In Apis mellifera strain DH4 linkage group LG3, Amel_HAv3.1, whole genome shotgun sequence, one DNA window encodes the following:
- the LOC724344 gene encoding probable Ras GTPase-activating protein isoform X14, whose amino-acid sequence MFGMSRKKVWNSIMRRKRKNHLDLSGREEGSDSGSVCELKSLSLPRGFPPEITVKEDDEDTSYEKACRRGSAPATPVLGARPLDVTPNRIVNFFSKRSFRSNPLKRTKSVTKLERQKQRGAGLRGCRSHESLLCGQAVTSMDLAAVTPLHPSLLGRPHCFQVTPSTGGPKYFSCRTAHERDQWLHSLRKSVQPDAEQTRRTDNSLQIWLLEAKGVPAKKRYFCEVCLDSTLYARTTAKLKADLCFWGEHFDFHHLPSVNTIQVNLYREADRKKKRDKNVLIGSVSIPVHNVTSRYLTEKWYTVVGDKGPLKEPPALRVKCRFQSVDILPVQVYQEFLEYLKTDYASLCEKLEPVIGVKAKEDIATALVAVMQREKKAPQFLADLVMMDIHRIDDERLTFRGNSLATKAMEAYLKLTGDRYLQETLGAVVRGAVEGGDCEVDPLKVASVAALHKQQQNLRNAVELAWSRILASHAHFPLELRECFRIFRERLADMGREDIADNLISASIFLRFLCPAILSPSLFNITHEYPNEKAARNLTLVAKTLQTLANFTRFQGKENFMEFMNDLLEREAPSMKNFLQLISSPLPKDAPANNSLEFDGYIDLGKQLSLLHALLRESLVTITSFSSSLPPSRLPEILERISIALDQSGPSPVPASHRYPNIQNNIFRYNDPTIANSNTNLSVSATSTLSNHSTLNGTIRDSNEVLQSNTLGHNSSRSPNVTRAATLPRNAYMPTNGKLQLQITTDDYPLEPPAFVSRSPTPIVRQHRAIGSNRTGAGYRLTASASLANVNHCQTHPASPTRSESHSNLKDSNYNITTSQINQTNNCTIMGQQHQQNHRHNMARLQNLDIHDREDNYNHNNYNVSRSASRNHCNKEENANQMQHQNYNNVSKTTVNANVVVNPSSNLTLSINQPNNNYTNSKTNNTAANGNLDELSDLLRYADDEVSESKSQKGSQISISQLSNVASSGYQSFAAYSQSSSPVDLSSNNANAHILNAAPLAFANPVYHMESNHGRNGRRGSSSSEERDGSGGVEGVRGVDLSPSPPPQNNVRNLQRNNQNQWRQANQTHRNNSEQNQGVCCTKLRRRLSLDSTRDLSDTSEEESCTTRRSKSRSHRSIDQYEVEIERLQSSVDRLRARLGATEDTDIDGVAPDTKMKSIISRLISVEEELRREQQKMSAALSYKQRVIDAQEQQIAALDAANSRLMTSNTKLLSALSTLKQRYNAKTNQSSSEAAALLQNIVDIGELKSSSC is encoded by the exons AACTTCTTCTCGAAGAGGTCGTTCCGCTCGAACCCGTTGAAGAGGACGAAGAGCGTGACGAAGCTCGAGCGACAGAAGCAACGCGGCGCCGGGCTTCGGGGTTGCCGTTCACACGAGTCCCTCCTCTGCGGGCAGGCGGTGACCTCGATGGACCTCGCGGCCGTGACACCGCTGCATCCGAGCCTGCTTGGCAGACCTCACTGCTTCCAGGTCACGCCCAGCACCGGTGGGCCCAAGTATTTCAGTTGCAGGACCGCTCACGAACGGGACCAGTGGTTACACAG CTTGAGGAAATCCGTTCAACCTGACGCGGAGCAAACGAGGCGCACGGACAATTCGTTGCAAATATGGCTGCTCGAGGCGAAGGGTGTGCCGGCCAAGAAACGATACTTCTGCGAGGTGTGCCTGGACAGCACTCTGTACGCGAGGACCACGGCGAAGCTGAAGGCCGACCTGTGCTTCTGGGGCGAGCACTTCGATTTCCATCACTTGCCTTCCGTCAACACCATACAGGTGAACCTGTACAGGGAGGCTgacaggaagaagaagagggacaAGAATGTTTTGATCG GTTCCGTCAGTATACCGGTGCACAACGTCACGTCTCGTTACCTGACGGAGAAATGGTACACGGTGGTGGGGGACAAAGGCCCCCTTAAGGAACCCCCGGCGCTCAGGGTGAAATGTCGTTTTCAATCCGTGGACATATTGCCGGTTCAAGTGTACCAGGAGTTCTTGGAATATTTGAAGACGGATTACGCGTCGCTGTGCGAGAAATTAGAGCCGGTGATCGGTGTCAAAGCTAAGGAGGACATCGCCACGGCTTTGGTCGCCGTCATGCAGCGCGAAAAGAAAGCGCCTCAATTTCTCGCCGACTTGGTCATGATGGATATACACAGAATAG aCGACGAGAGGCTCACCTTTCGAGGAAATTCCTTGGCCACGAAGGCGATGGAGGCCTACTTGAAGTTGACGGGAGACAGGTACTTGCAAGAGACCTTGGGGGCTGTTGTAAGGGGAGCGGTGGAGGGTGGCGACTGCGAGGTGGATCCGCTGAAGGTGGCCTCGGTGGCGGCCCTTCACAAACAGCAACAGAATCTACGAAACGCCGTGGAACTCGCCTGGAGCAGGATACTGGCCAGCCACGCTCACTTCCCTCTCGAATTACGCGAATGCTTCCGTATATTCCGCGAGCGTCTCGCTGACATGGGCCGCGAGGACATTGCCGACAATCTGATCTCTGCCTCTATATTCCTCAGATTCCTGTGCCCTGCCATTCTCAGCCCGTCCCTCTTCAACATTACCCACG AATACCCAAACGAAAAGGCAGCGAGGAATCTCACTCTCGTGGCAAAAACGCTTCAAACTCTGGCAAATTTCACGAGATTTCAAGGAAAGGAAAACTTTATGGAATTTATGAACGATCTTCTGGAACGTGAGGCTCCAtccatgaaaaattttcttcaactaATCAGT AGCCCGTTGCCAAAGGATGCTCCAGCCAATAATTCGTTAGAGTTCGACGGATACATAGATCTGGGAAAACAATTGTCCCTTCTGCACGCGCTACTGCGTGAAAGTTTGGTGACCATAACCTCATTCTCCTCGTCACTGCCTCCATCGAGATTGCCGGAGATCCTCGAGAGGATCTCCATAGCCCTGGATCAATCTGGTCCAAGTCCAGTGCCCGCTTCTCATCGGTATCCAAATATACAGAACAACATTTTCCGCTACAACGACCCCACGATTGCCAACAGCAACACCAATCTGTCTGTATCTGCAACATCCACGTTGAGTAATCACAGCACGTTAAACGGAACGATCAGGGACAGCAACGAGGTGTTGCAATCGAACACGCTGGGGCACAACAGTTCTCGCAGCCCTAACGTAACCAGGGCTGCTACGCTTCCTCGCAACGCTTACATGCCTACCAATGGAAAGTTGCAACTGCAGATAACCACCGACGATTATCCTCTCGAGCCGCCAGCCTTCGTGTCGCGCTCGCCCACGCCCATAGTGAGACAGCACAGGGCGATAGGGTCGAACAGAACAGGTGCAGGGTACAGGTTGACAGCCAGCGCTAGTCTGGCGAACGTGAATCACTGCCAGACACACCCAGCCAGCCCCACAAGGTCGGAGAGCCACAGCAATTTAAAGGATTCCAACTACAACATTACCACGTCTCAGATCAACCAGACGAACAACTGTACCATTATGGGCCAACAGCACCAACAGAATCACAGACACAACATGGCACGATTACAGAATCTGGACATCCATGACAGGGAGGACAATTACAACCACAACAATTACAATGTGTCGAGATCAGCCAGCAGGAATCATTGCAACAAGGAAGAGAACGCTAACCAGATGCAGCATCAGAATTACAATAACGTGTCCAAGACAACTGTGAATGCCAATGTAGTGGTGAATCCCTCGTCGAATCTCACTCTGTCGATTAATCAGCCTAACAACAATTACACCAATAGCAAGACGAACAACACGGCTGCCAATGGAAACCTGGACGAGCTGTCTGATCTGTTGAGGTACGCTGACGACGAAGTGTCGGAATCAAAATCTCAGAAAGGATCCCAAATATCAATTTCCCAATTGAGCAATGTTGCCTCGTCGGGTTACCAGAGCTTCGCTGCTTACAGCCAAAGCTCCAGCCCCGTGGATCTCAGCAGCAACAATGCAAACGCGCATATACTCAATGCAGCACCGCTTGCTTTCGCCAATCCTGTTTACCACATGGAATCCAATCACGGTAGGAACGGCAGAAGAGGTAGCAGTAGCTCGGAGGAGAGGGACGGAAGTGGTGGAGTAGAGGGTGTGAGAGGCGTTGATCTCAGCCCATCCCCACCCCCTCAAAATAACGTGAGGAATCTGCAGAGAAATAACCAGAACCAGTGGAGGCAAGCCAACCAAACGCACAGGAATAATTCGGAGCAGAACCAGGGTGTCTGTTGTACGAAATTGAGGAGGAGGCTGTCGTTGGACTCGACGAGAGACCTGTCGGACACCAGCGAGGAGGAAAGCTGCACAACGAGGAGGAGCAAATCTCGCAGTCATCGAAGCATCGATCAG TACGAAGTGGAAATCGAGAGGTTGCAGAGTAGCGTAGATCGACTGAGGGCCCGGTTAGGCGCAACCGAGGATACCGATATAGATGGCGTTGCACCGGATACCAAGATGAAGAGCATCATTTCCAG GTTAATCTCTGTGGAGGAGGAACTACGACGCGAACAACAGAAGATGTCGGCTGCGTTGTCGTACAAGCAGCGCGTGATCGATGCGCAGGAGCAGCAAATAGCCGCCCTGGACGCCGCGAATTCGCGTCTAATGACGTCAAACACAAAACTGTTGTCCGCATTGAGCACCCTGAAACAAAGATACAACGCGAAAACGAATCAATCGAGCAGCGAGGCGGCCGCGTTGCTGCAGAACATCGTTGATATCGGCGAGCTTAAAAGCTCGTCCTGttaa
- the LOC724344 gene encoding probable Ras GTPase-activating protein isoform X12, protein MFGMSRKKVWNSIMRRKRKNHLDLSGREEGSDSGSVSPLLRRVSTLPRRGLQQRHTLDPELSSLSEHDPNRLIECELKSLSLPRGFPPEITVKEDDEDTSYEKACRRGSAPATPVLGARPLDVTPNRIVNFFSKRSFRSNPLKRTKSVTKLERQKQRGAGLRGCRSHESLLCGQAVTSMDLAAVTPLHPSLLGRPHCFQVTPSTGGPKYFSCRTAHERDQWLHSLRKSVQPDAEQTRRTDNSLQIWLLEAKGVPAKKRYFCEVCLDSTLYARTTAKLKADLCFWGEHFDFHHLPSVNTIQVNLYREADRKKKRDKNVLIGSVSIPVHNVTSRYLTEKWYTVVGDKGPLKEPPALRVKCRFQSVDILPVQVYQEFLEYLKTDYASLCEKLEPVIGVKAKEDIATALVAVMQREKKAPQFLADLVMMDIHRIDDERLTFRGNSLATKAMEAYLKLTGDRYLQETLGAVVRGAVEGGDCEVDPLKVASVAALHKQQQNLRNAVELAWSRILASHAHFPLELRECFRIFRERLADMGREDIADNLISASIFLRFLCPAILSPSLFNITHEYPNEKAARNLTLVAKTLQTLANFTRFQGKENFMEFMNDLLEREAPSMKNFLQLISSPLPKDAPANNSLEFDGYIDLGKQLSLLHALLRESLVTITSFSSSLPPSRLPEILERISIALDQSGPSPVPASHRYPNIQNNIFRYNDPTIANSNTNLSVSATSTLSNHSTLNGTIRDSNEVLQSNTLGHNSSRSPNVTRAATLPRNAYMPTNGKLQLQITTDDYPLEPPAFVSRSPTPIVRQHRAIGSNRTGAGYRLTASASLANVNHCQTHPASPTRSESHSNLKDSNYNITTSQINQTNNCTIMGQQHQQNHRHNMARLQNLDIHDREDNYNHNNYNVSRSASRNHCNKEENANQMQHQNYNNVSKTTVNANVVVNPSSNLTLSINQPNNNYTNSKTNNTAANGNLDELSDLLRYADDEVSESKSQKGSQISISQLSNVASSGYQSFAAYSQSSSPVDLSSNNANAHILNAAPLAFANPVYHMESNHGRNGRRGSSSSEERDGSGGVEGVRGVDLSPSPPPQNNVRNLQRNNQNQWRQANQTHRNNSEQNQGVCCTKLRRRLSLDSTRDLSDTSEEESCTTRRSKSRSHRSIDQYEVEIERLQSSVDRLRARLGATEDTDIDGVAPDTKMKSIISRLISVEEELRREQQKMSAALSYKQRVIDAQEQQIAALDAANSRLMTSNTKLLSALSTLKQRYNAKTNQSSSEAAALLQNIVDIGELKSSSC, encoded by the exons AACTTCTTCTCGAAGAGGTCGTTCCGCTCGAACCCGTTGAAGAGGACGAAGAGCGTGACGAAGCTCGAGCGACAGAAGCAACGCGGCGCCGGGCTTCGGGGTTGCCGTTCACACGAGTCCCTCCTCTGCGGGCAGGCGGTGACCTCGATGGACCTCGCGGCCGTGACACCGCTGCATCCGAGCCTGCTTGGCAGACCTCACTGCTTCCAGGTCACGCCCAGCACCGGTGGGCCCAAGTATTTCAGTTGCAGGACCGCTCACGAACGGGACCAGTGGTTACACAG CTTGAGGAAATCCGTTCAACCTGACGCGGAGCAAACGAGGCGCACGGACAATTCGTTGCAAATATGGCTGCTCGAGGCGAAGGGTGTGCCGGCCAAGAAACGATACTTCTGCGAGGTGTGCCTGGACAGCACTCTGTACGCGAGGACCACGGCGAAGCTGAAGGCCGACCTGTGCTTCTGGGGCGAGCACTTCGATTTCCATCACTTGCCTTCCGTCAACACCATACAGGTGAACCTGTACAGGGAGGCTgacaggaagaagaagagggacaAGAATGTTTTGATCG GTTCCGTCAGTATACCGGTGCACAACGTCACGTCTCGTTACCTGACGGAGAAATGGTACACGGTGGTGGGGGACAAAGGCCCCCTTAAGGAACCCCCGGCGCTCAGGGTGAAATGTCGTTTTCAATCCGTGGACATATTGCCGGTTCAAGTGTACCAGGAGTTCTTGGAATATTTGAAGACGGATTACGCGTCGCTGTGCGAGAAATTAGAGCCGGTGATCGGTGTCAAAGCTAAGGAGGACATCGCCACGGCTTTGGTCGCCGTCATGCAGCGCGAAAAGAAAGCGCCTCAATTTCTCGCCGACTTGGTCATGATGGATATACACAGAATAG aCGACGAGAGGCTCACCTTTCGAGGAAATTCCTTGGCCACGAAGGCGATGGAGGCCTACTTGAAGTTGACGGGAGACAGGTACTTGCAAGAGACCTTGGGGGCTGTTGTAAGGGGAGCGGTGGAGGGTGGCGACTGCGAGGTGGATCCGCTGAAGGTGGCCTCGGTGGCGGCCCTTCACAAACAGCAACAGAATCTACGAAACGCCGTGGAACTCGCCTGGAGCAGGATACTGGCCAGCCACGCTCACTTCCCTCTCGAATTACGCGAATGCTTCCGTATATTCCGCGAGCGTCTCGCTGACATGGGCCGCGAGGACATTGCCGACAATCTGATCTCTGCCTCTATATTCCTCAGATTCCTGTGCCCTGCCATTCTCAGCCCGTCCCTCTTCAACATTACCCACG AATACCCAAACGAAAAGGCAGCGAGGAATCTCACTCTCGTGGCAAAAACGCTTCAAACTCTGGCAAATTTCACGAGATTTCAAGGAAAGGAAAACTTTATGGAATTTATGAACGATCTTCTGGAACGTGAGGCTCCAtccatgaaaaattttcttcaactaATCAGT AGCCCGTTGCCAAAGGATGCTCCAGCCAATAATTCGTTAGAGTTCGACGGATACATAGATCTGGGAAAACAATTGTCCCTTCTGCACGCGCTACTGCGTGAAAGTTTGGTGACCATAACCTCATTCTCCTCGTCACTGCCTCCATCGAGATTGCCGGAGATCCTCGAGAGGATCTCCATAGCCCTGGATCAATCTGGTCCAAGTCCAGTGCCCGCTTCTCATCGGTATCCAAATATACAGAACAACATTTTCCGCTACAACGACCCCACGATTGCCAACAGCAACACCAATCTGTCTGTATCTGCAACATCCACGTTGAGTAATCACAGCACGTTAAACGGAACGATCAGGGACAGCAACGAGGTGTTGCAATCGAACACGCTGGGGCACAACAGTTCTCGCAGCCCTAACGTAACCAGGGCTGCTACGCTTCCTCGCAACGCTTACATGCCTACCAATGGAAAGTTGCAACTGCAGATAACCACCGACGATTATCCTCTCGAGCCGCCAGCCTTCGTGTCGCGCTCGCCCACGCCCATAGTGAGACAGCACAGGGCGATAGGGTCGAACAGAACAGGTGCAGGGTACAGGTTGACAGCCAGCGCTAGTCTGGCGAACGTGAATCACTGCCAGACACACCCAGCCAGCCCCACAAGGTCGGAGAGCCACAGCAATTTAAAGGATTCCAACTACAACATTACCACGTCTCAGATCAACCAGACGAACAACTGTACCATTATGGGCCAACAGCACCAACAGAATCACAGACACAACATGGCACGATTACAGAATCTGGACATCCATGACAGGGAGGACAATTACAACCACAACAATTACAATGTGTCGAGATCAGCCAGCAGGAATCATTGCAACAAGGAAGAGAACGCTAACCAGATGCAGCATCAGAATTACAATAACGTGTCCAAGACAACTGTGAATGCCAATGTAGTGGTGAATCCCTCGTCGAATCTCACTCTGTCGATTAATCAGCCTAACAACAATTACACCAATAGCAAGACGAACAACACGGCTGCCAATGGAAACCTGGACGAGCTGTCTGATCTGTTGAGGTACGCTGACGACGAAGTGTCGGAATCAAAATCTCAGAAAGGATCCCAAATATCAATTTCCCAATTGAGCAATGTTGCCTCGTCGGGTTACCAGAGCTTCGCTGCTTACAGCCAAAGCTCCAGCCCCGTGGATCTCAGCAGCAACAATGCAAACGCGCATATACTCAATGCAGCACCGCTTGCTTTCGCCAATCCTGTTTACCACATGGAATCCAATCACGGTAGGAACGGCAGAAGAGGTAGCAGTAGCTCGGAGGAGAGGGACGGAAGTGGTGGAGTAGAGGGTGTGAGAGGCGTTGATCTCAGCCCATCCCCACCCCCTCAAAATAACGTGAGGAATCTGCAGAGAAATAACCAGAACCAGTGGAGGCAAGCCAACCAAACGCACAGGAATAATTCGGAGCAGAACCAGGGTGTCTGTTGTACGAAATTGAGGAGGAGGCTGTCGTTGGACTCGACGAGAGACCTGTCGGACACCAGCGAGGAGGAAAGCTGCACAACGAGGAGGAGCAAATCTCGCAGTCATCGAAGCATCGATCAG TACGAAGTGGAAATCGAGAGGTTGCAGAGTAGCGTAGATCGACTGAGGGCCCGGTTAGGCGCAACCGAGGATACCGATATAGATGGCGTTGCACCGGATACCAAGATGAAGAGCATCATTTCCAG GTTAATCTCTGTGGAGGAGGAACTACGACGCGAACAACAGAAGATGTCGGCTGCGTTGTCGTACAAGCAGCGCGTGATCGATGCGCAGGAGCAGCAAATAGCCGCCCTGGACGCCGCGAATTCGCGTCTAATGACGTCAAACACAAAACTGTTGTCCGCATTGAGCACCCTGAAACAAAGATACAACGCGAAAACGAATCAATCGAGCAGCGAGGCGGCCGCGTTGCTGCAGAACATCGTTGATATCGGCGAGCTTAAAAGCTCGTCCTGttaa
- the LOC724344 gene encoding probable Ras GTPase-activating protein isoform X19, whose amino-acid sequence MTKGKMCVKPMEENEEDKVVSMIINYFTARNFFSKRSFRSNPLKRTKSVTKLERQKQRGAGLRGCRSHESLLCGQAVTSMDLAAVTPLHPSLLGRPHCFQVTPSTGGPKYFSCRTAHERDQWLHSLRKSVQPDAEQTRRTDNSLQIWLLEAKGVPAKKRYFCEVCLDSTLYARTTAKLKADLCFWGEHFDFHHLPSVNTIQVNLYREADRKKKRDKNVLIGSVSIPVHNVTSRYLTEKWYTVVGDKGPLKEPPALRVKCRFQSVDILPVQVYQEFLEYLKTDYASLCEKLEPVIGVKAKEDIATALVAVMQREKKAPQFLADLVMMDIHRIDDERLTFRGNSLATKAMEAYLKLTGDRYLQETLGAVVRGAVEGGDCEVDPLKVASVAALHKQQQNLRNAVELAWSRILASHAHFPLELRECFRIFRERLADMGREDIADNLISASIFLRFLCPAILSPSLFNITHEYPNEKAARNLTLVAKTLQTLANFTRFQGKENFMEFMNDLLEREAPSMKNFLQLISSPLPKDAPANNSLEFDGYIDLGKQLSLLHALLRESLVTITSFSSSLPPSRLPEILERISIALDQSGPSPVPASHRYPNIQNNIFRYNDPTIANSNTNLSVSATSTLSNHSTLNGTIRDSNEVLQSNTLGHNSSRSPNVTRAATLPRNAYMPTNGKLQLQITTDDYPLEPPAFVSRSPTPIVRQHRAIGSNRTGAGYRLTASASLANVNHCQTHPASPTRSESHSNLKDSNYNITTSQINQTNNCTIMGQQHQQNHRHNMARLQNLDIHDREDNYNHNNYNVSRSASRNHCNKEENANQMQHQNYNNVSKTTVNANVVVNPSSNLTLSINQPNNNYTNSKTNNTAANGNLDELSDLLRYADDEVSESKSQKGSQISISQLSNVASSGYQSFAAYSQSSSPVDLSSNNANAHILNAAPLAFANPVYHMESNHGRNGRRGSSSSEERDGSGGVEGVRGVDLSPSPPPQNNVRNLQRNNQNQWRQANQTHRNNSEQNQGVCCTKLRRRLSLDSTRDLSDTSEEESCTTRRSKSRSHRSIDQYEVEIERLQSSVDRLRARLGATEDTDIDGVAPDTKMKSIISRLISVEEELRREQQKMSAALSYKQRVIDAQEQQIAALDAANSRLMTSNTKLLSALSTLKQRYNAKTNQSSSEAAALLQNIVDIGELKSSSC is encoded by the exons ATGACCAAAGGGAAGATGTGCGTGAAACCTATGGAGGAGAACGAGGAGGACAAGGTTGTCAGCATGATCATCAATTACTTCACCGCCAGG AACTTCTTCTCGAAGAGGTCGTTCCGCTCGAACCCGTTGAAGAGGACGAAGAGCGTGACGAAGCTCGAGCGACAGAAGCAACGCGGCGCCGGGCTTCGGGGTTGCCGTTCACACGAGTCCCTCCTCTGCGGGCAGGCGGTGACCTCGATGGACCTCGCGGCCGTGACACCGCTGCATCCGAGCCTGCTTGGCAGACCTCACTGCTTCCAGGTCACGCCCAGCACCGGTGGGCCCAAGTATTTCAGTTGCAGGACCGCTCACGAACGGGACCAGTGGTTACACAG CTTGAGGAAATCCGTTCAACCTGACGCGGAGCAAACGAGGCGCACGGACAATTCGTTGCAAATATGGCTGCTCGAGGCGAAGGGTGTGCCGGCCAAGAAACGATACTTCTGCGAGGTGTGCCTGGACAGCACTCTGTACGCGAGGACCACGGCGAAGCTGAAGGCCGACCTGTGCTTCTGGGGCGAGCACTTCGATTTCCATCACTTGCCTTCCGTCAACACCATACAGGTGAACCTGTACAGGGAGGCTgacaggaagaagaagagggacaAGAATGTTTTGATCG GTTCCGTCAGTATACCGGTGCACAACGTCACGTCTCGTTACCTGACGGAGAAATGGTACACGGTGGTGGGGGACAAAGGCCCCCTTAAGGAACCCCCGGCGCTCAGGGTGAAATGTCGTTTTCAATCCGTGGACATATTGCCGGTTCAAGTGTACCAGGAGTTCTTGGAATATTTGAAGACGGATTACGCGTCGCTGTGCGAGAAATTAGAGCCGGTGATCGGTGTCAAAGCTAAGGAGGACATCGCCACGGCTTTGGTCGCCGTCATGCAGCGCGAAAAGAAAGCGCCTCAATTTCTCGCCGACTTGGTCATGATGGATATACACAGAATAG aCGACGAGAGGCTCACCTTTCGAGGAAATTCCTTGGCCACGAAGGCGATGGAGGCCTACTTGAAGTTGACGGGAGACAGGTACTTGCAAGAGACCTTGGGGGCTGTTGTAAGGGGAGCGGTGGAGGGTGGCGACTGCGAGGTGGATCCGCTGAAGGTGGCCTCGGTGGCGGCCCTTCACAAACAGCAACAGAATCTACGAAACGCCGTGGAACTCGCCTGGAGCAGGATACTGGCCAGCCACGCTCACTTCCCTCTCGAATTACGCGAATGCTTCCGTATATTCCGCGAGCGTCTCGCTGACATGGGCCGCGAGGACATTGCCGACAATCTGATCTCTGCCTCTATATTCCTCAGATTCCTGTGCCCTGCCATTCTCAGCCCGTCCCTCTTCAACATTACCCACG AATACCCAAACGAAAAGGCAGCGAGGAATCTCACTCTCGTGGCAAAAACGCTTCAAACTCTGGCAAATTTCACGAGATTTCAAGGAAAGGAAAACTTTATGGAATTTATGAACGATCTTCTGGAACGTGAGGCTCCAtccatgaaaaattttcttcaactaATCAGT AGCCCGTTGCCAAAGGATGCTCCAGCCAATAATTCGTTAGAGTTCGACGGATACATAGATCTGGGAAAACAATTGTCCCTTCTGCACGCGCTACTGCGTGAAAGTTTGGTGACCATAACCTCATTCTCCTCGTCACTGCCTCCATCGAGATTGCCGGAGATCCTCGAGAGGATCTCCATAGCCCTGGATCAATCTGGTCCAAGTCCAGTGCCCGCTTCTCATCGGTATCCAAATATACAGAACAACATTTTCCGCTACAACGACCCCACGATTGCCAACAGCAACACCAATCTGTCTGTATCTGCAACATCCACGTTGAGTAATCACAGCACGTTAAACGGAACGATCAGGGACAGCAACGAGGTGTTGCAATCGAACACGCTGGGGCACAACAGTTCTCGCAGCCCTAACGTAACCAGGGCTGCTACGCTTCCTCGCAACGCTTACATGCCTACCAATGGAAAGTTGCAACTGCAGATAACCACCGACGATTATCCTCTCGAGCCGCCAGCCTTCGTGTCGCGCTCGCCCACGCCCATAGTGAGACAGCACAGGGCGATAGGGTCGAACAGAACAGGTGCAGGGTACAGGTTGACAGCCAGCGCTAGTCTGGCGAACGTGAATCACTGCCAGACACACCCAGCCAGCCCCACAAGGTCGGAGAGCCACAGCAATTTAAAGGATTCCAACTACAACATTACCACGTCTCAGATCAACCAGACGAACAACTGTACCATTATGGGCCAACAGCACCAACAGAATCACAGACACAACATGGCACGATTACAGAATCTGGACATCCATGACAGGGAGGACAATTACAACCACAACAATTACAATGTGTCGAGATCAGCCAGCAGGAATCATTGCAACAAGGAAGAGAACGCTAACCAGATGCAGCATCAGAATTACAATAACGTGTCCAAGACAACTGTGAATGCCAATGTAGTGGTGAATCCCTCGTCGAATCTCACTCTGTCGATTAATCAGCCTAACAACAATTACACCAATAGCAAGACGAACAACACGGCTGCCAATGGAAACCTGGACGAGCTGTCTGATCTGTTGAGGTACGCTGACGACGAAGTGTCGGAATCAAAATCTCAGAAAGGATCCCAAATATCAATTTCCCAATTGAGCAATGTTGCCTCGTCGGGTTACCAGAGCTTCGCTGCTTACAGCCAAAGCTCCAGCCCCGTGGATCTCAGCAGCAACAATGCAAACGCGCATATACTCAATGCAGCACCGCTTGCTTTCGCCAATCCTGTTTACCACATGGAATCCAATCACGGTAGGAACGGCAGAAGAGGTAGCAGTAGCTCGGAGGAGAGGGACGGAAGTGGTGGAGTAGAGGGTGTGAGAGGCGTTGATCTCAGCCCATCCCCACCCCCTCAAAATAACGTGAGGAATCTGCAGAGAAATAACCAGAACCAGTGGAGGCAAGCCAACCAAACGCACAGGAATAATTCGGAGCAGAACCAGGGTGTCTGTTGTACGAAATTGAGGAGGAGGCTGTCGTTGGACTCGACGAGAGACCTGTCGGACACCAGCGAGGAGGAAAGCTGCACAACGAGGAGGAGCAAATCTCGCAGTCATCGAAGCATCGATCAG TACGAAGTGGAAATCGAGAGGTTGCAGAGTAGCGTAGATCGACTGAGGGCCCGGTTAGGCGCAACCGAGGATACCGATATAGATGGCGTTGCACCGGATACCAAGATGAAGAGCATCATTTCCAG GTTAATCTCTGTGGAGGAGGAACTACGACGCGAACAACAGAAGATGTCGGCTGCGTTGTCGTACAAGCAGCGCGTGATCGATGCGCAGGAGCAGCAAATAGCCGCCCTGGACGCCGCGAATTCGCGTCTAATGACGTCAAACACAAAACTGTTGTCCGCATTGAGCACCCTGAAACAAAGATACAACGCGAAAACGAATCAATCGAGCAGCGAGGCGGCCGCGTTGCTGCAGAACATCGTTGATATCGGCGAGCTTAAAAGCTCGTCCTGttaa